A window from Theobroma cacao cultivar B97-61/B2 chromosome 3, Criollo_cocoa_genome_V2, whole genome shotgun sequence encodes these proteins:
- the LOC18606599 gene encoding uncharacterized protein LOC18606599: MDAVELNYPVDVPKLMGSEGFGRGARVTEDCKPLLNSSIDCCTTSLRHKDETGVVNALESVSWSKIPDAELCKHASQLPSCQAEELYEQHDYRGTSRHLPNPAPDVVNAQRKAGKMPRSSSGCSKRARVAQLEDSVSSAGVDDVKDITDKLGSYSTKCNVPDKTQMSRQKNSFSGKRGDRRSFKVPMKPKFDSFSMKAGLASFSVASGGSNFLGLCGLKSDIHDVTKLVEDLSLNELLDGTYECPSLGREKGKKASNTTENFLQSVKKACSLLPLRRVQSQSFTDIDNSSHKKMPIYPPSSVSLAASCINGDKEDTCSTDPSACNKTQDSCDKPEMPASPPDFQLCQAKEILERLALPPPKDLDSLLLDATKPSSSTRNNSDTRSGKQVPRRASLPPFPWSHTFNGHCRTNSDAVKLLSNKSTCQGRWVKIPNTSSLPGIATGCFTDLESLAYDPSLIPSGSKFGNSGGGIASSTGNLRFCEQGSSSLATFTEAFNVPQESGLGLADQWNVGHCPRVLAAAQTLYDIATKSSRQNPDRITRWPKKPSQKAMKARKTKSIEKPEEIYATPSVLGSDKLLRSDVDQIIPSKRPKLSVVENKKGLSLINGVKKGPITWSTPRSSRSSPGKSLRDSVMEIRHSTANVVKPPCMMHPPATVFDKPCNSQHKLRKLMPMDWKRER; this comes from the exons ATGGATGCAGTGGAGTTGAATTATCCGGTGGATGTTCCGAAGCTTATGGGATCTGAAGGGTTTGGAAGAGGGGCTAGGGTTACTGAAGATTGTAAGCCGCTTCTTAATTCTTCGATTGACTGTTGCACCACTTCTCTTAGACATAAAG ATGAGACTGGCGTTGTTAATGCATTAGAGTCGGTGTCATGGAGTAAGATTCCTGATGCTGAACTTTGTAAGCATGCTAGTCAGTTGCCCAGCTGTCAGGCTGAAGAATTGTATGAACAACACGATTACAGGGGCACCAGTCGCCACTTACCAAACCCTGCTCCTGATGTTGTTAATGCACAAAGGAAAGCCGGAAAAATGCCAAGAAGTAGTAGTGGATGTTCTAAGAGAGCACGTGTTGCTCAACTAGAAGATAGTGTGAGTTCAGCTGGAGTTGATGACGTAAAGGATATAACTGATAAGCTAGGGTCTTATTCTACAAAATGTAACGTTCCAG ATAAAACTCAAATGTCAAGGCAAAAGAACAGTTTTAGTGGCAAGCGAGGTGACAGGAGAAGTTTCAAAGTTCCTATGAAGCCGAAATTTGATTCTTTCTCCATGAAGGCTGGTTTGGCGAGCTTTAGTGTGGCTTCTGGAGGAAGCAACTTCCTTG GATTATGTGGTCTGAAGTCAGATATTCATGACGTCACCAAGCTTGTGGAGGATTTATCATTAAATGAACTCCTTGATGGCACTTACGAGTGCCCCAGTTTAGGCCGAGAGAAGGGAAAGAAAGCATCTAACACAACTGAAAATTTTCTGCAGTCAGTTAAGAAGGCATGCTCCCTTCTTCCTCTTCGAAGGGTTCAGTCCCAAAGTTTTACAGATATAGACAATTCTTCCCACAAGAAAATGCCCATATACCCACCGAGCTCTGTTTCTTTAGCAGCAAGTTGCATTAATGGTGATAAAGAAGACACCTGTTCTACAGATCCATCAGCATGCAACAAG ACCCAGGATTCATGTGACAAGCCTGAAATGCCTGCCAGCCCACCAGATTTTCAGTTGTGTCAGGCCAAAGAAATTCTGGAGCGCTTGGCATTGCCTCCACCAAAAGATCTGGACTCTTTACTTCTTGATGCAACCAAGCCTTCTTCATCCACAAGGAACAATTCTGATACACGTTCAGGCAAGCAAGTACCCCGTCGAGCTAGCTTGCCACCATTTCCCTGGTCACATACTTTTAATGGGCACTGTAGAACCAATTCTGATGCAGTTAAGCTTTTATCAAATAAGAGCACATGCCAAGGCCGATGGGTAAAGATACCAAACACTTCCAGTTTGCCTGGGATTGCAACTGGTTGTTTTACCGACTTGGAGTCACTTGCTTATGATCCGAGCCTAATTCCATCGGGTTCAAAGTTTGGTAATTCGGGAGGTGGAATTGCCTCGTCCACTGGTAATCTTCGTTTCTGTGAGCAGGGTTCATCATCTCTTGCAACTTTTACTGAGGCTTTTAATGTTCCTCAAG AATCTGGACTTGGGCTGGCAGATCAATGGAATG TTGGGCATTGTCCAAGAGTATTGGCTGCTGCTCAAACGTTGTATGACATTGCAACTAAATCCTCAAGGCAAAACCCAGATAGGATTACAAGGTGGCCGAAGAAGCCTTCGCAAAAGGCCATGAAAGCTCGCAAGACAAAATCAATTGAGAAACCGGAGGAAATATATGCAACACCTTCAGTATTGGGATCTGACAAACTGTTGAGAAGTGATGTGGACCAAATAATTCCCTCAAAAAGGCCTAAGCTCTCTGTAGTTGAAAATAAGAAGGGTCTCAGTCTTATCAATGGTGTTAAAAAAGGACCAATAACTTGGTCTACTCCTAGATCAAGTAGATCATCGCCTGGCAAGTCATTAAGAGACTCAGTTATGGAAATAAGACATTCTACTGCCAATGTAGTAAAGCCACCGTGTATGATGCATCCACCGGCAACTGTTTTTGATAAGCCTTGCAACAGTCAACATAAGTTGCGTAAACTAATGCCAATGGACTGGAAGAGGGAGAGATAG
- the LOC18606598 gene encoding serine/threonine-protein phosphatase PP1: MDENLLDDIIRRLVEAKNGRTTKQVQLTEAEIKQLCVASKEIFLSQPNLLELEAPIKICGDVHGQFSDLLRLFEYGGYPPAANYLFLGDYVDRGKQSIETICLLLAYKIKYKENFFLLRGNHECASINRIYGFYDECKRRFSVRVWKIFTDCFNCLPVAALIDEKILCMHGGLSPDLKNLDQIRSIARPVDVPDQGLLCDLLWADPDKDVEGWGENDRGVSYTFGADKVSEFLQKHDLDLVCRAHQVVEDGYEFFAKRQLVTIFSAPNYCGEFDNAGAMMSVDDTLTCSFQILKSSEKKGKFGFTNNALRPGTPPHKGGKG; this comes from the exons ATGGATGAGAATTTGCTTGATGATATCATAAGGAGGCTGGTGGAGGCCAAGAACGGGAGGACCACCAAGCAAGTTCAGTTGACGGAGGCTGAGATAAAGCAGCTTTGTGTTGCCTCCAAAGAGATCTTTCTTAGTCAGCCTAATCTTCTCGAGCTTGAAGCTCCTATTAAGATTTGTG GAGATGTTCATGGTCAATTTTCAGATCTTCTACGCTTGTTTGAGTATGGTGGATACCCTCCTGCAGCAAACTATTTATTCCTAGGTGACTATGTTGATCGTGGAAAGCAGAGCATTGAGACAATTTGTCTTCTCCTGGCATACAAAATCAAATACaaagagaatttttttctCCTTAGAGGCAACCATGAATGTGCGTCAATCAACCGTATATATGGGTTCTATGATGAGTGCAAGAGAAGGTTTAGTGTGCGTGTCTGGAAGATATTTACAGACTGCTTTAATTGCCTGCCTGTTGCTGCTCTAATCGATGAGAAGATCCTTTGCATGCATGGTGGATTATCTCCTGATTTGAAAAACTTGGATCAGATCCGGAGCATTGCTCGCCCTGTTGATGTGCCAGATCAGGGCCTTCTCTGTGATCTTCTATGGGCTGATCCTGATAAAGATGTTGAAGGCTGGGGAGAGAATGATAGAGGTGTTTCATATACATTTGGGGCTGATAAGGTTTCTGAATTCCTTCAGAAACATGACCTTGATCTTGTTTGCCGAGCTCACCAG GTTGTAGAAGATGGTTATGAGTTCTTTGCAAAGCGGCAACTGGTGACCATATTTTCTGCACCAAACTACTGTGGTGAATTTGACAATGCAGGCGCCATGATGAGTGTGGACGATACTTTAACATGTTCTTTTCAGATCCTTAAATCTTcagagaagaaaggaaagttTGGATTCACCAACAATGCATTAAGACCCGGAACTCCACCTCACAAG
- the LOC18606600 gene encoding protein LURP-one-related 17 has product MFLFLKSSSRSVHEEHQEQVEYLSKSTQGPCTSLTVWRKSLIVNCNGFTVIDSDGNLVYRVDNYMGRPKELILMDGSGKSILTMRRGKNLGLVDTWLVYRGEVDDYCTSSTPSEKPIFYVRKRINILHANPNVLAYVYRRSSDKRYAYMIEGSYSQRSCKVLDETKRVVAEIRRKDAIIGGISLGLDVFLLRVQAGLDPGFAMALVLLLDRMFS; this is encoded by the exons atgtttcttttcttgaaaTCTTCGTCAAGATCAGTGCATGAGGAACATCAAGAACAGGTGGAGTACTTATCCAAGAGTACCCAAGGCCCCTGCACATCACTAACAGTGTGGAGAAAATCACTTATAGTTAACTGTAATGGGTTTACCGTGATTGATTCCGATGGAAATCTTGTTTATCGAGTCGACAACTACATGGGACGCCCCAAGGAACTCATTCTTATGGACGGCTCTGGAAAGTCCATCCTGACAATGCGACGTGGCAAG AACCTTGGACTGGTAGATACCTGGCTTGTCTATCGAGGGGAGGTAGATGACTATTGTACATCATCAACACCATCAGAAAAGCCCATTTTCTATGTAAGGAAGAGAATTAACATCTTACATGCCAACCCTAATGTGCTAGCATATGTATATCGCCGGTCGTCAGACAAAAGGTATGCTTATATGATTGAAGGATCGTATTCACAGAGATCATGTAAAGTGCTAGATGAGACAAAGAGGGTGGTGGCAGAGATCAGGAGAAAGGATGCAATTATTGGGGGCATTTCTTTAGGCCTAGATGTTTTTCTGTTGAGAGTACAGGCAGGACTTGATCCTGGATTTGCAATGGCTCTGGTTCTTTTGCTGGATCGAATGTTTtcttag